The Procambarus clarkii isolate CNS0578487 chromosome 39, FALCON_Pclarkii_2.0, whole genome shotgun sequence genome window below encodes:
- the Taf7 gene encoding transcription initiation factor TFIID subunit 7, which translates to MNRSSKGRISRPPGSQGAELENQFILKLPPVQAASLREAIRQGQTNIKDRLAIQLDFTSDKDDMRNGTITFDTIMYRARLMDMPTIMETWKTIDGKNFYKTADVCQMLMVREEEDPPEEEDPKKKRRDPNKVDKKYLWPHGYTPPLKNVRKRRFRKTLRKKNLDLPEIEKEVKRLLRTDNEATSIRWEVVREEDEKKNNADTNLSSSNLDEQLFGGALSSSDDEVGPTINIVDEDDDSRLSVDDSRFSESYLNEAGNSPPSSKASASTPLVTDFSGMFRNEGDSAFSSKPQTPSPTKVTTSKDKLYARLSNLENDLMMLTTQRAAQEAEIANIENLALKQRFLSKLADTEALIREKEYEIDEVRSQLQD; encoded by the exons ATGAATCGAAGTTCCAAGGGAAGAATATCACGGCCACCCGGATCTCAAGGAGCAGAACTTGAAAACCAGTTTATTCTCAAATTACCTCCG GTTCAAGCAGCGTCACTAAGAGAGGCCATTAGACAAGGCCAAACAAATATTAAGGATCGTTTGGCAATTCAACTGGACTTTACTTCTGACAAAGATGACATGAGAAATGGTACTATTACCTTTGACACCATCATGTACAGAGCAAGA TTGATGGACATGCCTACTATTATGGAGACTTGGAAAACCATTGATGGAAAAAATTTCTACAAGACTGCAGATGTTTGTCAG ATGTTGATGGTGCGTGAAGAGGAGGACCCCCCAGAAGAAGAAGACCCCAAGAAAAAGAGGCGAGATCCAAACAAGGTTGACAAAAAGTACCTTTGGCCTCATGGTTACACCCCACCTCTGAAGAATGTTCGCAAGAGACGTTTTCGCAAGACACTCAGAAAGAAG AActtggacctaccagaaatagaaAAGGAAGTGAAGCGGTTGTTGAGAACAGATAATGAAGCCACTAGTATTCGCTGGGAGGTGGTTCGTGAAGAAGATGAGAAAAAAAATAATGCAGATACGAATCTGTCATCATCTAACCTAGATG aGCAACTATTTGGAGGAGCACTAAGTTCATCTGATGATGAGGTGGGGCCTACGATAAATATTGTGGATGAGGACGACGACTCCCGTCTCTCAGTTGATGACAGCAGATTTTCTGAATCTTACTTA aatgaagctggaaacAGCCCCCCAAGCAGCAAGGCCTCTGCCTCCACTCCGCTTGTTACAGACTTCTCTGGCATGTTCCGCAATGAAGGGGATTCTGCTTTCTCCTCCAAGCCGCAGACTCCATCTCCCACAAAAGTCACCACAAGTAAAG ATAAGTTGTATGCTCGTTTGTCAAACTTGGAGaacgatctgatgatgctgactaCACAACGGGCTGCTCAAGAGGCAGAAATTGCCAATATCGAAAATTTGGCATTAAAGCAACGTTTTTTGTCAAAGCTTGCTGATACTGAAGCACTAATTAGAGAGAAGGAATATGAG ATTGATGAGGTACGAAGCCAGCTACAAGACTGA